Proteins encoded by one window of Hippoglossus hippoglossus isolate fHipHip1 chromosome 15, fHipHip1.pri, whole genome shotgun sequence:
- the LOC117775486 gene encoding zinc finger protein 518A, with protein MDSMDLSAATSAGDKKQRFRKKGRNRRRRLPLRKTAVQPQTMQSEDKCGPKKIAEEWVQSEVWPSSKKTSQEAQHSQHGTNDSEKTLRFTCSQCSDNLEYVPKDLVGHFEDKHRGSPPVFSCHTCTFKTHEFSYLQIHLLSHKDTFSCCSICNDDVQRTWPEFSAHLTMCHCQNGKYSCQTCQRFSTGDVKVFLEHIYAHNLGLEGVNSDISLRTKDKNQFGPKPTTLRCQHCGYEASQKWLITKHIKAVHVCQNGNQSRRKKEEVHSIAMKPKDPIPKMKPRLTRSAVKEMCWLTQDCLSLPGREFLDKYCHLSDPQTTLEETQQFLMKSVARETGDQKWTKALKTVLSNVPQDVTLHPKSENGIMSNSSDLTVLTVKNKITVAQNGAAYAKRMRRMTTSDKETVFPESAADDARCAVDQNGCQSNLNDCLPCPQTESKLHNDVSVSAQSEASGCTQMQENRENQELKTDQEMEEHGRKQQEPMHEDVINISSELKLTNESAEPTSIRKVLPKNKRRIRRRKRRSKKVYKRSSGLPLKIVLKKNPVKEKQWVSQSSLSPSGGDPMDDNHGLPTPHITTEKTAQVLTEKKWTRASRTDLREPAEAITSDPQSKPGEELSPSCAAQPMGSINMDVDEPGVLVSSLSIHQEMQDDPEESLHFSETDVDVRSSAGKSGAVAETEVEMCPKNSPLQTSGSSVDRREPDDKTISAADGETQSSYTKSSPVSQPAITPQGEVNLEDSSLALSSEKSNHSAEGMRDREVPADSCPDLLRSTHLPVGKAIQQEPSPASGHRCQPAPKTQERTLKLVAINPSQLVKRPARDQPVVVLNHPDADIPEVTRIMEVVNRYRGEVQKVVLSRRTLSALSAINREAPETYDPPEVQSDSARLTKNSVQERFLLRLKLRRLSRKKYEVVGAFSPSRNVATKFRCWFCGRVFTSQEIWIDHRQRHLIEWKRPNCENS; from the exons ATGGATTCGATGGATCTTTCTGCAGCTACCTCCGCAGGAGATAAGAAACAGCGTTTCAGGAAGAAGGGCAGAAACAGGCGCAGAAGGCTCCCCCTCAGGAAGACTGCTGTTCAGCCCCAAACTATGCAAAGTGAAGATAAGTGTGGACCAAAGAAGATAGCAGAAGAGTGGGTGCAAAGCGAAGTGTGGCCTTCATCAAAGAAGACCTCCCAGGAAGCACAGCACAGCCAGCACGGGACAAACGACAGTGAGAAAACACTGAGGTTCACATGCTCTCAATGCAGCGACAACTTGGAATATGTTCCCAAAGACTTGGTGGGACACTTtgaggacaaacacagagggagcCCGCCAGTCTTTTCCTGTCATACATGtacttttaaaacacatgagTTCTCCTACCTACAGATTCATCTATTAAGCCACAAGGACACTTTTTCTTGTTGCAGCATTTGTAATGACGACGTTCAGCGCACATGGCCTGAATTCAGTGCACACTTGACTATGTGTCACTGCCAAAATGGCAAATATTCATGTCAGACGTGTCAGAGATTCTCCACAGGTGACGTTAAAGTATTTCTAGAACATATATATGCACATAATTTGGGCCTGGAAGGAGTGAACAGTGATATATCGCTGCGCACAAAAGACAAGAATCAGTTTGGGCCTAAACCAACCACTTTACGTTGTCAACACTGTGGCTATGAGGCATCTCAGAAATGGCTGATTACTAAGCACATTAAAGCTGTCCATGTTTGCCAGAATGGTAACCAGAGTcggaggaaaaaggaggaggtTCATTCCATAGCAATGAAACCAAAAGACCCAATTCCAAAAATGAAGCCTAGATTAACAAGAAGTGCAGTTAAGGAAATGTGTTGGCTGACCCAGGACTGTCTGTCCCTGCCAGGCAGAGAGTTCCTGGATAAATACTGCCACCTTTCAGACCCACAAACAACACTAGAGGAGACTCAGCAGTTTTTGATGAAATCTGTCGCCAGGGAAACCGGTGACCAGAAATGGACCAAGGCTCTGAAAACCGTTTTGTCGAACGTCCCTCAAGACGTGACTCTTCATCCAAAGTCGGAGAATGGAATCATGTCGAACTCGTCTGACCTTACTGTCCTCACGGTCAAGAACAAGATAACTGTAGCACAGAACGGCGCCGCTTATGCCAAAAGGATGAGAAGGATGACGACATCAGATAAAGAGACCGTTTTCCCTGAAAGTGCTGCTGATGATGCTCGGTGTGCAGTGGACCAAAATGGGTGtcagtcaaatttgaatgaCTGTCTACCTTGTCCGCAGACTGAAAGCAAACTCCACAACGACGTCTCGGTGTCAGCCCAGAGCGAGGCGTCAGGGTGCACGCAAAtgcaggaaaacagagagaatcaGGAATTAAAGACTGATCAGGAAATGGAGGAACACgggagaaaacagcaggagccCATGCATGAGGATGTGATTAATATCTCCAGTGAGCTGAAGTTGACGAATGAGAGCGCGGAGCCGACATCCATCCGTAAAGTCCTACCAAAAAATAAGAGACGAATTCGAAGACGGAAAAGAAGGTCTAAAAAAGTGTATAAGAGATCCTCAGGACTGCCCTTGAAAATAGTGCTGAAGAAGAATCCCGTGAAGGAGAAGCAGTGGGTGTCACAAAGCTCTTTGTCTCCATCAGGAGGTGATCCCATGGATGACAATCATGGGCTGCCAACTCCTCATATAACAACAGAGAAGACAGCACAGGTTCTAACAGAGAAGAAATGGACCAGAGCTTCCAGGACTGATCTGCGTGAGCCAGCTGAAGCCATCACTTCAGATCCACAATCAAAGCCAGGAGAAGAGCTCAGCCCCAGTTGTGCTGCACAGCCAATGGGGTCTATAAATATGGACGTTGACGAGCCCGGCGTGCTCGTAAGCTCGTTGTCGATCCATCAAGAAATGCAAGATGATCCAGAGGAGTCGCTGCATTTCTCTGAAACAGATGTTGACGTGAGAAGTTCAGCTGGTAAATCAGGAGCTGTGGCAGAGACTGAGGTAGAGATGTGCCCCAAGAACTCACCGCTCCAAACATCAGGCAGTAGCGTGGACCGCCGTGAGCCAGACGATAAGACGATTTCAGCAGCTGATGGAGAGACTCAAAGCAGTTACACCAAGTCTTCCCCTGTTTCCCAACCGGCTATTACACCACAGG GTGAGGTAAACCTGGAAGACTCGAGCCTTGCTCTGTCTTCAGAGAAGAGTAACCATAGTGCTGAGgggatgagagacagagaagtgcCTGCAGACTCCTGCCCAGATCTCCTGCGCAGCACTCACTTGCCTGTGGGGAAAGCCATCCAACAGGAGCCCTCACCAGCCTCTGGGCACCGGTGTCAGCCGGCCCCTAAAACCCAGGAGAGGACCCTGAAGTTAGTAGCCATAAATCCATCTCAGTTGGTGAAGCGTCCGGCGAGAGACCAGCCTGTTGTGGTGCTAAATCACCCAGATGCCGACATCCCCGAGGTGACCAGGATCATGGAGGTCGTCAACCGGTACAGAGGAGAGGTGCAGAAGGTGGTGCTGTCCCGCAGGACTCTGAGTGCTCTGTCAGCCATAAACAGGGAGGCCCCTGAGACGTACGACCCACCAGAGGTCCAGTCTGACTCTGCGCGCCTCACGAAAAACTCTGTACAGGAGAGGTTTCTTTTGAGGTTGAAACTTCGCAGGTTGAGCAGAAAAAAGTATGAAGTAGTGGGCGCATTCTCTCCCAGCAGGAACGTCGCGACAAAGTTCCGCTGCTGGTTCTGCGGCAGGGTGTTTACAAGTCAGGAAATTTGGATTGACCATCGACAGCGACACCTGATAGAGTGGAAAAGGCCAAACTGTGAAAACTCTTGa
- the blnk gene encoding B-cell linker protein isoform X2, producing the protein MNMDMLSKFTTPAAAKFRQLQKIVQDIKKKDDSFLNKLRRFKHKPSPKVPERDYRDDDGDLDDHLSEPDYDNDCMYEDLGDDQDGSYEPPPGQRVFTTTPSASFPRGEYIDSCRNRPSRPPRKPLRPAKASKQLPPEPTPTGSDEEDYISPDGSNEDDNYIEPEENKPANPIMPCRRRTGMDRPMLPTPPEHQHSSDFYEVPEKEETSLPPPASRLCPVSQTQLHPLPPKPSPRQKRSRSPPPVQEVTEDDEYEVCDPDCSKDKAAEGPPPHLPKPLPRERSPKPPLKPKPASRPRQFESQSLPVMQTGHRVPPKALTLDLIRPKIPLPQLTPLRLTHRGIVSADNRSKDEDKDADMCKKPWYAGACDRRTADEVLLHSNKDGAFMVRKSSGHDAQQPYTLVVFYKGRVYNIPIRFIANMQQYALGREKKGEEHFSSISHIIENHQRNPLMVIDGQNNSKDATKLRYPMKP; encoded by the exons ATGAATATGGATATGTTAAGTAAATTCACCACTCCGGCCGCGGCAAAGTTTCG GCAGCTTCAAAAGATCGTTCAGGACATCAAGAAAAAAGATGACAGCTTTCTGAATAAACTAAGAAG ATTTAAACACAAACCAAGTCCAAAGGTACCTGAGAGAGATTACAGAG ATGATGACGGGGATTTGGATGATCATCTCTCTGAACCTGATTAC GATAACGACTGTATGTATGAGGATCTAGGTGACGACCAGGACGGCAGCTACGAGCCTCCTCCCGGCCAAAGAGTCTTCACCACAactccctctgcctccttccCAAGGGGGGAGTACATTG ACAGCTGTCGTAACCGTCCCTCCCGGCCCCCCAGGAAGCCCCTCCGCCCGGCCAAAGCCTCCAAACAACTGCCCCCTGAACCCACCCCCACTGGGAGTGATGAA GAAGACTACATCAGTCCAGACGGCAGTAACGAGGATGACAACTACATAGAACCTGAAGAGAATAAACCTGCCA ATCCCATAATGCCTTGTAGGCGCAGAACAGGGATGGATCGCCCTATGTTGCCAACACCcccagagcatcaacacagttCTG atttttatgaAGTTCCAGAGAAAGAG GAGAcctcattacctccaccagcaAGCAG ACTGTGTCCAGTGTCTCAGACACAGTTACACCCCTTACCACCAAAACCCAGCCCCAG aCAGAAGAGGAGTAGATCTCCGCCTCCT GTCCAGGAGGTCACAGAGGATGATGAATATGAAGTTTGTGATCCAGATT GTTCCAAGGATAAAGCTGCAGAGGGTCCTCCTCCACATTTGCCAAAACCTCTGCCCAGAGA GAGGTCACCAAAACCACCTTTAAAGCCG AAACCGGCTTCAAGACCAAGGCAGTTTGAAA GCCAATCGCTGCCTGTGATGCAAACTGGCCACCGAGTTCCTCCAAAAGCTCTGACACTGGACTTGATACGCCCTAA AATTCCTCTTCCCCAGTTGACCCCCCTCA GACTAACTCACAGAGGAATTGTTTCTGCTGATAATCGGTCAAAGGATGAAGATAAG GATGCAGACATGTGTAAGAAGCCCTGGTACGCCGGCGCCTGTGACCGCAGGACTGCTGACGAGGTTTTGCTTCACTCAAATAAA GACGGGGCGTTTATGGTGAGGAAGAGCTCCGGTCATGACGCACAGCAGCCCTACACATTAGTGGTGTTTTACAAGGGCAGGGTGTACAACATACCAATCCGCTTTATAGCAAACATGCAGCAGTATGCACtgggaagagagaagaaaggagaggag CATTTCAGCAGCATCTCCCACATCATCGAGAACCACCAGAGGAATCCTCTGATGGTGATCGACGGCCAGAATAACAGCAAAGACGCCACCAAGCTGCGTTACCCCATGAAGCCTTAA
- the blnk gene encoding B-cell linker protein isoform X1 produces the protein MNVPSREECEGWDPGQVALFMCQNKMQECATTVRKLRINGQRFLNLSDSDMSKFSLIHQPQLQKIVQDIKKKDDSFLNKLRRFKHKPSPKVPERDYRDDDGDLDDHLSEPDYDNDCMYEDLGDDQDGSYEPPPGQRVFTTTPSASFPRGEYIDSCRNRPSRPPRKPLRPAKASKQLPPEPTPTGSDEEDYISPDGSNEDDNYIEPEENKPANPIMPCRRRTGMDRPMLPTPPEHQHSSDFYEVPEKEETSLPPPASRLCPVSQTQLHPLPPKPSPRQKRSRSPPPVQEVTEDDEYEVCDPDCSKDKAAEGPPPHLPKPLPRERSPKPPLKPKPASRPRQFESQSLPVMQTGHRVPPKALTLDLIRPKIPLPQLTPLRLTHRGIVSADNRSKDEDKDADMCKKPWYAGACDRRTADEVLLHSNKDGAFMVRKSSGHDAQQPYTLVVFYKGRVYNIPIRFIANMQQYALGREKKGEEHFSSISHIIENHQRNPLMVIDGQNNSKDATKLRYPMKP, from the exons AACCTGTCTGACAGTGACATGAGCAAGTTTAGTCTCATCCACCAACC GCAGCTTCAAAAGATCGTTCAGGACATCAAGAAAAAAGATGACAGCTTTCTGAATAAACTAAGAAG ATTTAAACACAAACCAAGTCCAAAGGTACCTGAGAGAGATTACAGAG ATGATGACGGGGATTTGGATGATCATCTCTCTGAACCTGATTAC GATAACGACTGTATGTATGAGGATCTAGGTGACGACCAGGACGGCAGCTACGAGCCTCCTCCCGGCCAAAGAGTCTTCACCACAactccctctgcctccttccCAAGGGGGGAGTACATTG ACAGCTGTCGTAACCGTCCCTCCCGGCCCCCCAGGAAGCCCCTCCGCCCGGCCAAAGCCTCCAAACAACTGCCCCCTGAACCCACCCCCACTGGGAGTGATGAA GAAGACTACATCAGTCCAGACGGCAGTAACGAGGATGACAACTACATAGAACCTGAAGAGAATAAACCTGCCA ATCCCATAATGCCTTGTAGGCGCAGAACAGGGATGGATCGCCCTATGTTGCCAACACCcccagagcatcaacacagttCTG atttttatgaAGTTCCAGAGAAAGAG GAGAcctcattacctccaccagcaAGCAG ACTGTGTCCAGTGTCTCAGACACAGTTACACCCCTTACCACCAAAACCCAGCCCCAG aCAGAAGAGGAGTAGATCTCCGCCTCCT GTCCAGGAGGTCACAGAGGATGATGAATATGAAGTTTGTGATCCAGATT GTTCCAAGGATAAAGCTGCAGAGGGTCCTCCTCCACATTTGCCAAAACCTCTGCCCAGAGA GAGGTCACCAAAACCACCTTTAAAGCCG AAACCGGCTTCAAGACCAAGGCAGTTTGAAA GCCAATCGCTGCCTGTGATGCAAACTGGCCACCGAGTTCCTCCAAAAGCTCTGACACTGGACTTGATACGCCCTAA AATTCCTCTTCCCCAGTTGACCCCCCTCA GACTAACTCACAGAGGAATTGTTTCTGCTGATAATCGGTCAAAGGATGAAGATAAG GATGCAGACATGTGTAAGAAGCCCTGGTACGCCGGCGCCTGTGACCGCAGGACTGCTGACGAGGTTTTGCTTCACTCAAATAAA GACGGGGCGTTTATGGTGAGGAAGAGCTCCGGTCATGACGCACAGCAGCCCTACACATTAGTGGTGTTTTACAAGGGCAGGGTGTACAACATACCAATCCGCTTTATAGCAAACATGCAGCAGTATGCACtgggaagagagaagaaaggagaggag CATTTCAGCAGCATCTCCCACATCATCGAGAACCACCAGAGGAATCCTCTGATGGTGATCGACGGCCAGAATAACAGCAAAGACGCCACCAAGCTGCGTTACCCCATGAAGCCTTAA